The following coding sequences are from one Sciurus carolinensis chromosome 11, mSciCar1.2, whole genome shotgun sequence window:
- the Rela gene encoding transcription factor p65, giving the protein MDDLFPLIFPSEPAQASGPYVEIIEQPKQRGMRFRYKCEGRSAGSIPGERSTDTTKTHPTIKINGYTGPGTVRISLVTKDPPHRPHPHELVGKDCRDGFYEAELCPDRCIHSFQNLGIQCVKKRDLEQAISQRIQTNNNPFQVPIEEQRGDYDLNAVRLCFQVTVRDPSGRPLCLPPVLSHPIFDNRAPNTAELKICRVNRNSGSCLGGDEIFLLCDKVQKEDIEVYFTGPGWEARGSFSQADVHRQVAIVFRTPPYADPSLQAPVRVSMQLRRPSDRELSEPMEFQYLPDTDDRHRIEEKRKRTYETFKSIMKKSPFSGPTDPRPPPRRIAVPSRSSTSISKPAPQPYTFTPSLSTINFDEFSPMVLPSGQISSQASALAPAPAPVLAQALVPAPAMPPPLAQAQAPAPGPVLAPGPPQAVAPPAPKTTQAGEGTLSEALLHLQFDADEDLGALLGNSTDPAVFTDLASVDNSEFQQLLNQGVSMPHPTAEPMLMEYPEAITRLVTGSQRPPDPAPTSLGTSGLPNGLAGDEDFSSIVDMDFSALLSQISS; this is encoded by the exons ATGGACG ACCTGTTCCCCCTCATCTTCCCCTCAG AGCCGGCCCAGGCTTCTGGTCCTTATGTGGAGATCATCGAGCAGCCCAAGCAGCGGGGCATGCGCTTCCGCTACAAGTGTGAGGGCCGATCGGCGGGCAGTATTCCAGGAGAGAGAAGCACGGATACCACTAAGACCCACCCCACCATTAAG ATCAATGGTTACACAGGACCAGGGACAGTTCGCATCTCCCTGGTGACCAAGGACCCCCCGCACCGGCCTCATCCCCATGAACTTGTGGGAAAGGACTGCAGGGATGGCTTCTATGAGGCTGAGCTCTGCCCAGACCGCTGCATCCACAG CTTCCAGAACCTGGGAATCCAGTGTGTGAAGAAGCGGGACCTGGAGCAGGCGATCAGCCAGCGCATCCAGACCAACAACAACCCCTTCCAAG TTCCCATAGAAGAGCAGCGTGGGGACTATGACCTGAATGCTGTGCGGCTCTGCTTCCAGGTGACAGTGCGAGACCCATCAGGGAGGCCTCTCTGCCTACCGCCTGTCCTCTCTCATCCGATCTTTGACAACC GCGCCCCCAACACTGCTGAGCTCAAAATCTGCCGAGTGAATCGAAACTCCGGGAGCTGCCTCGGTGGGGACGAGATCTTCCTGCTATGTGACAAGGTGCAGAAAG AGGACATTGAGGTGTATTTCACGGGACCAGGCTGGGAGGCCCGAGGCTCCTTTTCTCAAGCTGACGTGCACAGGCAAGTGGCCATTGTGTTCCGGACCCCTCCCTATGCGGACCCCAGCCTGCAGGCTCCTGTGCGTGTTTCCATGCAACTGCGGCGGCCTTCTGACCGGGAGCTCAGTGAGCCCATGGAATTCCAGTACCTGCCAGACACAG ACGATCGTCATCGCATTGAGGAGAAGCGCAAAAGGACATACGAGACGTTCAAGAGCATCATGAAGAAGAGCCCTTTCAGTG GACCCACTGATCCCCGGCCTCCACCCCGGCGCATTGCTGTGCCTTCCCGCAGTTCAACTTCCATCTCTAAACCAG CCCCCCAGCCCTATACCTTTACACCATCCCTCAGCACCATCAATTTCGACGAGTTCTCCCCCATGGTATTACCTTCTGGGCAGATCTCAAGCCAGGCCTCTGCCTTGgcaccagcccctgccccagTCTTGGCACAGGCCTTGGTCCCAGCCCCAGCCATGCCACCACCTCTGGCTCAGGCCcaggccccagcccctggcccagTCCTAGCCCCAGGCCCTCCCCAGGCTGTGGCCCCACCTGCCCCAAAGACCACCCAGGCCGGGGAAGGCACGCTGTCGGAGGCCCTGCTGCACCTGCAGTTCGATGCTGATGAGGACCTGGGGGCCCTGCTTGGCAACAGCACGGACCCAGCCGTGTTCACAGACCTGGCATCCGTGGACAACTCGGAGTTTCAGCAGCTGCTGAACCAGGGTGTGTCCATGCCCCACCCCACAGCTGAGCCTATGCTAATGGAGTACCCTGAGGCCATCACTCGCCTGGTGACAGGTTCCCAGAGGCCCCCTGACCCAGCGCCCACCTCCCTGGGAACCTCGGGGCTCCCCAACGGCCTTGCAGGGGATGAAGACTTCTCCTCCATTGTGGACATGGACTTCTCAGCCCTTTTGAGTCAGATCAGCTCCTAA
- the Sipa1 gene encoding signal-induced proliferation-associated protein 1 isoform X2, producing the protein MPMWAGGVGSPRRGMAPAPTDDLFARKLRQPARPPLTPHTFEPRPARGPLLRSGSDAGEARPPTPASPRARAHSHEEASRPAAAPTRLFTDPLALLGLPAEEPEPTFPPVLEPRWFAHYDVQSMLFDWAPWPRGTGSHMESSSGTPAPAEDQAASSDLLVGAPGFVSELGGEGELGLGGLVSPPVPPALPNASVSILEEPQNRTAAYSLEHADLGAGYYRKYFYGKEHQNFFGMDEALGPVAVSLRREEKEGSGGSTQHSYRIIVRTTQLRTLRGTISEDALPPGPPRGLSPRKLLEHVAPRLSPTCLRLGSASPKVPRTLLTLDEQVLSFQRKVGILYCRAGQGSEEEMYNNQEAGAAFTQFLTLLGDVVRLKGFESYRAQLDTKTDSTGTHSLYTTYQDHEIMFHVSTMLPYTPNNQQQLLRKRHIGNDIVTIVFQEPGSKPFCPTTIRSHFQHVFLVVRAHAPCTQHTSYRVAVSRTQDTPAFGPALPPGGGPFAANADFRAFLLAKALNGEQAAAHARQFHAMATRTRQQYLQDLATNEVTTTSLDSASRFGLPSLGGRRRATPRGPGTELQAAGALMWGVRAAPGAWVAAGAQAGGPDSAEVPCLLGISAEALVLVTPRDGRVVFNCACRDVLAWTFSEQQLDLYHGRGEAITLRFEGAPGQAVGEVVARLQLVSRGCETRELALPRDGQGRLGFEVDPEGFITHVERFTFAETTGLRPGARLLRVCSQTLPSLGPEAAAHLLRSAPKVCVTVLPPDESGRPRRSFSELYTLSLQEPGRRGTAESVQDETPKVVLLPTTKQLLRLCLQDGSGPPGAGDLAEERTEFLHSQNPASPRSSLSDEAPVLPNTTPDLLLATTAKPSMPGAGRETPPSKDRPCSPSGHEDKADSAPELRASFLPRTLSLRNSISKIMSEAGSETLEDEWQSISEIASTCNTILESLSREGQPIPESGDPKGTPKSDAEPEPGSLSEKVSHLESMLRKLQEDLQKEKADRAALEEEVRSLRHNNQRLLAESESAATRLLLASKQLGSPTTDLA; encoded by the exons ATGCCCATGTGGGCTGGCGGTGTGGGGAGCCCTCGGCGGGGCATGGCCCCAGCACCCACCGATGACCTCTTCGCCCGTAAGCTGCGCCAGCCAGCCCGGCCCCCACTGACACCACACACCTTCGAGCCAAGGCCAGCTCGGGGCCCTCTGCTGCGCAGCGGCAGTGATGCAGGCGAGGCCCGGCCCCCCACGCCAGCCAGCCCGCGGGCCCGAGCCCACAGTCATGAGGAGGCCAGCCGTCCTGCTGCAGCCCCCACCCGGCTCTTCACTGACCCACTGGCCCTGCTGGGGCTGCCGGCCGAGGAGCCAGAGCCCACCTTCCCACCAGTGCTGGAGCCCCGGTGGTTTGCTCACTATGACGTCCAGAGCATGCTCTTTGATTGGGCTCCATGGCCACGGGGAACAGGGAGCCACATGGAATCCAGCTCTGGGACCCCGGCCCCAGCCGAGGACCAGGCTGCCAGCTCGGACCTGCTGGTTGGGGCACCTGGCTTTGTGAGTGAGCTTGGGGGTGAGGGCGAGCTAGGCCTGGGTGGGCTGGTGTCCCCACCTGTGCCACCTGCTCTGCCCAACGCATCCGTGTCCATCCTGGAGGAGCCACAAAACCGAACTGCAGCCTACAGCCTGGAGCATGCAGACCTGGGTGCTGGCTACTACCGCAAGTACTTCTATGGCAAAG aacaccagaacttcttCGGGATGGATGAGGCTCTGGGCCCAGTAGCAGTGAGCCTGCGGcgggaggagaaagaaggcagCGGAGGTAGTACCCAACACAGTTACCGCATCATCGTAAGGACCACACAG CTCCGGACCCTCCGCGGCACCATCTCAGAGGATGCACTGCCACCAGGCCCCCCACGAGGCCTGTCCCCAAGGAAACTTCTGGAGCATGTGGCACCACGATTGAGCCCAACATGCCTGCGTCTGGGCTCAGCTTCTCCCAAGGTGCCTCGCACCCTTCTTACGCTGGACGAACAAGTG CTGAGCTTCCAGCGCAAGGTGGGCATCCTGTACTGCCGGGCCGGCCAGGGTTCGGAGGAGGAGATGTACaacaaccaggaagcaggggcGGCCTTCACGCAGTTCCTCACCTTGCTGGGTGATGTGGTGCGGCTCAAAGGCTTTGAGAGTTACCGGGCCCAGCTGGACACCAAAA CGGATTCCACAGGCACACATTCCCTCTACACCACGTACCAGGACCATGAGATCATGTTCCACGTGTCCACGATGCTGCCTTACACCCCAAATAACCAGCAGCAG CTCCTGAGGAAGCGTCACATCGGCAATGACATTGTGACCATCGTGTTCCAGGAGCCGGGCAGCAAGCCCTTCTGCCCTACCACCATCCGCTCGCACTTCCAGCACGTGTTCTTAGTGGTGCGGGCACATGCTCCCTGCACGCAGCACACATCCTACAG GGTGGCTGTGAGCCGCACCCAGGACACTCCAGCCTTTGGACCAGCTCTGCCCCCCGGGGGAGGCCCCTTTGCAGCCAACGCTGACTTTCGGGCCTTCCTGCTCGCCAAGGCTCTCAATGGTGAGCAGGCGGCGGCACATGCACGCCAATTCCACGCCATGGCCACACGCACGCGCCAGCAGTACTTACAGGACCTGGCTACCAACGAGGTGACCACTACGTCGCTAGACTCAGCTTCGCGCTTTGGCCTGCCCTCCCTGGGTGGCAGGCGCCGAGCGACCCCTCGGGGACCAGGCACTGAGCTGCAGGCGGCGGGTGCACTGATGTGGGGCGTGCGCGCAGCTCCAGGGGCGTGGGTTGCTGCCGGAGCCCAAGCAGGAGGCCCTGACAGTGCCGAGGTGCCCTGCCTGCTGGGCATTTCGGCGGAGGCACTGGTGCTGGTGACGCCACGGGATGGCCGCGTAGTCTTCAACTGCGCCTGCCGCGATGTGCTGGCCTGGACCTTCTCTGAGCAGCAGCTCGACCTGTACCACGGCCGCGGGGAGGCGATCACGTTGCGGTTCGAAGGAGCCCCGGGTCAGGCGGTGGGCGAGGTCGTGGCGCGCCTGCAG CTGGTGAGCCGCGGCTGCGAGACCCGCGAGCTGGCGCTGCCCCGCGACGGCCAAGGCCGCCTGGGCTTCGAGGTGGACCCTGAGGGTTTCATCACTCACGTGGAGCGCTTCACGTTTGCCGAGACCACCGGGCTGCGGCCCGGGGCGCGCCTGCTTCGAGTGTGCAGCCAGACACTGCCCAGCCTTGGCCCCGAGGCTGCTGCCCATCTGCTGCGCTCTGCACCCAAGGTCTGCGTCACCGTCCTGCCCCCGGACGAGAGCGGCAGGCCCCGCAG GAGCTTCTCGGAGCTGTACACGCTGTCTCTGCAGGAACCAGGCCGGCGGGGGACTGCAGAATCTGTGCAGGATGAGACCCCCAAGGTGGTCCTCCTGCCCACCACAAAGCAGCTGCTGCGCCTGTGCCTGCAGGACGGCAGTGGCCCTCCGGGGGCAGGGGATCTGGCAGAAGAGAGGACTGAGTTCCTGCACAGCCAGAACCCAGCATCGCCCCGCAG CTCCCTGTCAGATGAGGCCCCAGTTTTGCCCAACACCACCCCAGACCTCCTACTGGCCACCACTGCCAAGCCATCAATGCCTGGTGCTGGCAGAGAGACACCCCCCTCCAAG GACCGGCCATGCAGTCCCAGTGGCCATGAGGACAAAGCAGACTCAGCCCCAGAACTGAGGGCCTCCTTCTTGCCACGAACCTTGTCTCTGAGGAACTCCATCAGCAAGA TCATGTCAGAGGCCGGCAGTGAGACCCTGGAGGATGAGTGGCAGTCCATCTCGGAGATTGCCTCCACTTGCAACACCATTCTGGAGTCGCTGTCCCGGGAGG GACAGCCCATCCCAGAGAGCGGAGACCCCAAGGGAACTCCAAAGTCTGATGCTGA GCCAGAACCTGGGAGCCTGTCAGAGAAAGTCTCTCACCTGGAGTCCATGCTCAGGAAGCTGCAGGAGGACCTTCAGAAG GAGAAGGCAGACAGGGCAGCCCTAGAGGAGGAGGTGCGGAGCCTGCGGCACAACAACCAGCGGCTACTGGCTGAGTCGGAGAGCGCTGCCACCCGCCTGCTCCTGGCTTCCAAGCAGTTGGGCTCGCCCACTACCGACCTGGCCTGA
- the Sipa1 gene encoding signal-induced proliferation-associated protein 1 isoform X1, producing the protein MPMWAGGVGSPRRGMAPAPTDDLFARKLRQPARPPLTPHTFEPRPARGPLLRSGSDAGEARPPTPASPRARAHSHEEASRPAAAPTRLFTDPLALLGLPAEEPEPTFPPVLEPRWFAHYDVQSMLFDWAPWPRGTGSHMESSSGTPAPAEDQAASSDLLVGAPGFVSELGGEGELGLGGLVSPPVPPALPNASVSILEEPQNRTAAYSLEHADLGAGYYRKYFYGKEHQNFFGMDEALGPVAVSLRREEKEGSGGSTQHSYRIIVRTTQLRTLRGTISEDALPPGPPRGLSPRKLLEHVAPRLSPTCLRLGSASPKVPRTLLTLDEQVLSFQRKVGILYCRAGQGSEEEMYNNQEAGAAFTQFLTLLGDVVRLKGFESYRAQLDTKTDSTGTHSLYTTYQDHEIMFHVSTMLPYTPNNQQQLLRKRHIGNDIVTIVFQEPGSKPFCPTTIRSHFQHVFLVVRAHAPCTQHTSYRVAVSRTQDTPAFGPALPPGGGPFAANADFRAFLLAKALNGEQAAAHARQFHAMATRTRQQYLQDLATNEVTTTSLDSASRFGLPSLGGRRRATPRGPGTELQAAGALMWGVRAAPGAWVAAGAQAGGPDSAEVPCLLGISAEALVLVTPRDGRVVFNCACRDVLAWTFSEQQLDLYHGRGEAITLRFEGAPGQAVGEVVARLQLVSRGCETRELALPRDGQGRLGFEVDPEGFITHVERFTFAETTGLRPGARLLRVCSQTLPSLGPEAAAHLLRSAPKVCVTVLPPDESGRPRRSFSELYTLSLQEPGRRGTAESVQDETPKVVLLPTTKQLLRLCLQDGSGPPGAGDLAEERTEFLHSQNPASPRSSLSDEAPVLPNTTPDLLLATTAKPSMPGAGRETPPSKDRPCSPSGHEDKADSAPELRASFLPRTLSLRNSISKIMSEAGSETLEDEWQSISEIASTCNTILESLSREDLPTWPLCPTGQPIPESGDPKGTPKSDAEPEPGSLSEKVSHLESMLRKLQEDLQKEKADRAALEEEVRSLRHNNQRLLAESESAATRLLLASKQLGSPTTDLA; encoded by the exons ATGCCCATGTGGGCTGGCGGTGTGGGGAGCCCTCGGCGGGGCATGGCCCCAGCACCCACCGATGACCTCTTCGCCCGTAAGCTGCGCCAGCCAGCCCGGCCCCCACTGACACCACACACCTTCGAGCCAAGGCCAGCTCGGGGCCCTCTGCTGCGCAGCGGCAGTGATGCAGGCGAGGCCCGGCCCCCCACGCCAGCCAGCCCGCGGGCCCGAGCCCACAGTCATGAGGAGGCCAGCCGTCCTGCTGCAGCCCCCACCCGGCTCTTCACTGACCCACTGGCCCTGCTGGGGCTGCCGGCCGAGGAGCCAGAGCCCACCTTCCCACCAGTGCTGGAGCCCCGGTGGTTTGCTCACTATGACGTCCAGAGCATGCTCTTTGATTGGGCTCCATGGCCACGGGGAACAGGGAGCCACATGGAATCCAGCTCTGGGACCCCGGCCCCAGCCGAGGACCAGGCTGCCAGCTCGGACCTGCTGGTTGGGGCACCTGGCTTTGTGAGTGAGCTTGGGGGTGAGGGCGAGCTAGGCCTGGGTGGGCTGGTGTCCCCACCTGTGCCACCTGCTCTGCCCAACGCATCCGTGTCCATCCTGGAGGAGCCACAAAACCGAACTGCAGCCTACAGCCTGGAGCATGCAGACCTGGGTGCTGGCTACTACCGCAAGTACTTCTATGGCAAAG aacaccagaacttcttCGGGATGGATGAGGCTCTGGGCCCAGTAGCAGTGAGCCTGCGGcgggaggagaaagaaggcagCGGAGGTAGTACCCAACACAGTTACCGCATCATCGTAAGGACCACACAG CTCCGGACCCTCCGCGGCACCATCTCAGAGGATGCACTGCCACCAGGCCCCCCACGAGGCCTGTCCCCAAGGAAACTTCTGGAGCATGTGGCACCACGATTGAGCCCAACATGCCTGCGTCTGGGCTCAGCTTCTCCCAAGGTGCCTCGCACCCTTCTTACGCTGGACGAACAAGTG CTGAGCTTCCAGCGCAAGGTGGGCATCCTGTACTGCCGGGCCGGCCAGGGTTCGGAGGAGGAGATGTACaacaaccaggaagcaggggcGGCCTTCACGCAGTTCCTCACCTTGCTGGGTGATGTGGTGCGGCTCAAAGGCTTTGAGAGTTACCGGGCCCAGCTGGACACCAAAA CGGATTCCACAGGCACACATTCCCTCTACACCACGTACCAGGACCATGAGATCATGTTCCACGTGTCCACGATGCTGCCTTACACCCCAAATAACCAGCAGCAG CTCCTGAGGAAGCGTCACATCGGCAATGACATTGTGACCATCGTGTTCCAGGAGCCGGGCAGCAAGCCCTTCTGCCCTACCACCATCCGCTCGCACTTCCAGCACGTGTTCTTAGTGGTGCGGGCACATGCTCCCTGCACGCAGCACACATCCTACAG GGTGGCTGTGAGCCGCACCCAGGACACTCCAGCCTTTGGACCAGCTCTGCCCCCCGGGGGAGGCCCCTTTGCAGCCAACGCTGACTTTCGGGCCTTCCTGCTCGCCAAGGCTCTCAATGGTGAGCAGGCGGCGGCACATGCACGCCAATTCCACGCCATGGCCACACGCACGCGCCAGCAGTACTTACAGGACCTGGCTACCAACGAGGTGACCACTACGTCGCTAGACTCAGCTTCGCGCTTTGGCCTGCCCTCCCTGGGTGGCAGGCGCCGAGCGACCCCTCGGGGACCAGGCACTGAGCTGCAGGCGGCGGGTGCACTGATGTGGGGCGTGCGCGCAGCTCCAGGGGCGTGGGTTGCTGCCGGAGCCCAAGCAGGAGGCCCTGACAGTGCCGAGGTGCCCTGCCTGCTGGGCATTTCGGCGGAGGCACTGGTGCTGGTGACGCCACGGGATGGCCGCGTAGTCTTCAACTGCGCCTGCCGCGATGTGCTGGCCTGGACCTTCTCTGAGCAGCAGCTCGACCTGTACCACGGCCGCGGGGAGGCGATCACGTTGCGGTTCGAAGGAGCCCCGGGTCAGGCGGTGGGCGAGGTCGTGGCGCGCCTGCAG CTGGTGAGCCGCGGCTGCGAGACCCGCGAGCTGGCGCTGCCCCGCGACGGCCAAGGCCGCCTGGGCTTCGAGGTGGACCCTGAGGGTTTCATCACTCACGTGGAGCGCTTCACGTTTGCCGAGACCACCGGGCTGCGGCCCGGGGCGCGCCTGCTTCGAGTGTGCAGCCAGACACTGCCCAGCCTTGGCCCCGAGGCTGCTGCCCATCTGCTGCGCTCTGCACCCAAGGTCTGCGTCACCGTCCTGCCCCCGGACGAGAGCGGCAGGCCCCGCAG GAGCTTCTCGGAGCTGTACACGCTGTCTCTGCAGGAACCAGGCCGGCGGGGGACTGCAGAATCTGTGCAGGATGAGACCCCCAAGGTGGTCCTCCTGCCCACCACAAAGCAGCTGCTGCGCCTGTGCCTGCAGGACGGCAGTGGCCCTCCGGGGGCAGGGGATCTGGCAGAAGAGAGGACTGAGTTCCTGCACAGCCAGAACCCAGCATCGCCCCGCAG CTCCCTGTCAGATGAGGCCCCAGTTTTGCCCAACACCACCCCAGACCTCCTACTGGCCACCACTGCCAAGCCATCAATGCCTGGTGCTGGCAGAGAGACACCCCCCTCCAAG GACCGGCCATGCAGTCCCAGTGGCCATGAGGACAAAGCAGACTCAGCCCCAGAACTGAGGGCCTCCTTCTTGCCACGAACCTTGTCTCTGAGGAACTCCATCAGCAAGA TCATGTCAGAGGCCGGCAGTGAGACCCTGGAGGATGAGTGGCAGTCCATCTCGGAGATTGCCTCCACTTGCAACACCATTCTGGAGTCGCTGTCCCGGGAGG aCCTGCCCACATGGCCCCTCTGTCCCACAGGACAGCCCATCCCAGAGAGCGGAGACCCCAAGGGAACTCCAAAGTCTGATGCTGA GCCAGAACCTGGGAGCCTGTCAGAGAAAGTCTCTCACCTGGAGTCCATGCTCAGGAAGCTGCAGGAGGACCTTCAGAAG GAGAAGGCAGACAGGGCAGCCCTAGAGGAGGAGGTGCGGAGCCTGCGGCACAACAACCAGCGGCTACTGGCTGAGTCGGAGAGCGCTGCCACCCGCCTGCTCCTGGCTTCCAAGCAGTTGGGCTCGCCCACTACCGACCTGGCCTGA